One Ignavibacterium album JCM 16511 genomic region harbors:
- a CDS encoding MauE/DoxX family redox-associated membrane protein, protein MKKIFSNQYFLLFGRIVIAIVFIYAGAEKISDPKSFSQAIYNYRLLPIESINFFAIILPWIELLSGILLLFGISVRENASVIGLLLFVFIIAVAISMIRGLDIECGCFGRGNPVGWRKIGENTLMLIVSLALIAFDSKKFSLINQNKD, encoded by the coding sequence ATGAAGAAAATTTTTTCAAATCAATACTTTCTTCTGTTTGGTCGAATTGTTATTGCGATAGTTTTTATTTATGCTGGCGCTGAGAAGATTTCTGATCCTAAATCTTTTTCTCAGGCAATTTATAACTACCGGCTTCTTCCGATCGAAAGCATTAACTTTTTTGCAATCATTCTACCATGGATTGAACTTTTAAGCGGCATTTTGCTATTATTTGGAATCTCTGTCAGAGAAAATGCATCAGTAATCGGACTGCTTTTATTTGTTTTTATTATAGCTGTTGCCATCAGTATGATTCGTGGACTGGATATAGAATGTGGATGTTTTGGAAGAGGAAATCCTGTTGGTTGGAGAAAAATCGGAGAGAATACGTTAATGTTGATAGTATCTTTAGCATTAATTGCTTTTGATTCAAAGAAATTTTCTTTAATTAATCAAAACAAAGACTAA
- a CDS encoding rhodanese-like domain-containing protein translates to MDKKNLLSIITISISIGLIYNYLNPNGIPFIREERILEFASEEDSLSYRNDSISIVSIDSTNIKSSTETSVKTEVIVQKDSQSQPTEFTKPLAIKIDKAYQLYKQGVKFIDARMPDEYNEGHIKGAINIPFDGDESYRDILKTISKDELLVTYCSGTECDLSILLGDELFEKGYKRVYIFFGGWNDWVERGYPISKGWQ, encoded by the coding sequence ATGGACAAAAAAAATTTACTATCAATAATTACAATTTCCATCTCTATAGGATTGATTTATAACTATCTTAATCCTAACGGCATTCCTTTTATCCGTGAAGAAAGAATTCTTGAATTTGCCTCAGAAGAGGACTCTTTATCGTATCGTAATGATAGTATCAGTATTGTTAGTATTGATTCAACTAATATTAAATCTTCCACAGAAACTTCAGTAAAAACTGAAGTAATAGTTCAAAAAGATAGTCAATCTCAACCAACTGAATTTACCAAGCCACTTGCTATTAAGATTGATAAAGCATATCAGTTATACAAACAAGGAGTTAAGTTTATTGATGCAAGAATGCCTGATGAGTACAACGAAGGTCATATAAAAGGAGCAATCAACATTCCGTTCGATGGTGATGAAAGTTACAGAGATATTCTTAAAACCATTAGTAAAGATGAATTACTGGTTACTTATTGCAGTGGGACAGAATGTGATTTGAGCATTTTACTGGGTGATGAATTATTTGAAAAAGGATATAAACGGGTGTATATATTCTTTGGAGGATGGAACGATTGGGTTGAGCGTGGTTATCCAATTTCTAAAGGATGGCAATGA
- a CDS encoding DUF3307 domain-containing protein codes for MDSIKIKILIPLVAAHFLSDFVLQTDLDVKQKKKLKIFLKHISLVTSVSYLFLGLFYNYLIPVFILITHSLIDLIKLKVKKDNIWIFLSDQFLHIIILIFVSSNHTYFTDTSDQFSWEKYFGKDYYSVLLLITSSIIITKFSGILIGYLIKPLQSKIFKEAQSNNNLPQTGKIIGYLERFIILISVLMNVPAIIGFLITAKSILRYAEIKSENDKLFVEYILIGTLFSFALGISISYLANESITAMKVII; via the coding sequence TTGGACAGCATAAAAATTAAAATATTAATCCCTTTGGTAGCTGCACACTTTCTCAGTGATTTTGTTCTACAAACTGATTTGGATGTAAAACAAAAGAAGAAGCTTAAAATTTTTCTGAAGCATATATCTCTTGTTACAAGTGTTAGCTATTTATTTTTAGGTTTGTTCTACAATTATCTGATTCCAGTTTTTATTTTAATTACTCATTCTTTAATTGATTTAATCAAACTAAAAGTTAAAAAAGATAATATCTGGATTTTTTTGTCAGATCAATTCCTGCATATTATTATTTTGATATTCGTCTCGTCTAACCATACTTATTTTACAGATACATCAGATCAATTCTCATGGGAGAAATATTTTGGGAAGGATTACTATTCAGTTTTATTATTGATTACTTCATCTATTATTATCACAAAATTTAGTGGAATATTAATTGGTTATCTGATTAAACCACTTCAGTCTAAAATATTTAAGGAAGCACAGAGTAATAATAACTTACCACAAACAGGGAAGATTATTGGTTACCTGGAGAGGTTTATAATTCTTATTTCAGTTTTGATGAATGTACCGGCTATAATCGGATTTCTGATTACTGCTAAATCGATTTTGCGATATGCCGAGATTAAAAGTGAAAATGATAAGCTCTTCGTGGAATATATCCTAATTGGGACATTATTCAGCTTTGCGCTCGGGATTTCTATTTCATATCTAGCTAATGAATCGATTACAGCAATGAAAGTTATTATTTGA
- a CDS encoding SatD family protein, with protein sequence MTREKKQNKVYSVVTSDIVKSSKLSITKHKKLIRVIKNCAIEVQKVFPASFQYAPEYFRGDSWQIVLKKPELALSIILFYRAYIRAYMKLSSMDARMAISLGRIDFVKKHFGVGEAYKISGEAIDIKGKRRFKFIYNEKETSELLDLLVENSDFISSRWTVRQCEVILLAMKGFNQLQISKKLKVTQQAVSQQLDSAGWSVIAKNIAYFQNTIEQLTRKQNTSF encoded by the coding sequence ATGACTAGAGAGAAAAAGCAAAACAAAGTATATTCTGTTGTAACTTCTGATATAGTGAAATCTTCGAAACTGTCAATTACCAAGCATAAAAAGCTTATCCGGGTTATAAAAAATTGTGCAATAGAAGTTCAAAAAGTTTTTCCTGCATCTTTTCAATATGCACCTGAATATTTTCGCGGTGATAGCTGGCAAATAGTTTTGAAAAAACCTGAATTAGCACTTTCAATAATTCTTTTTTACAGGGCATATATTCGTGCTTATATGAAACTTAGTTCAATGGATGCCAGAATGGCTATCTCATTGGGCAGGATCGATTTTGTGAAAAAACATTTTGGTGTTGGTGAGGCATATAAAATTTCTGGTGAAGCTATTGATATCAAAGGTAAACGCAGATTCAAATTTATTTATAATGAAAAAGAAACATCAGAGCTCTTGGATTTACTGGTTGAGAATTCTGATTTTATTTCATCACGATGGACCGTAAGACAATGCGAAGTTATTCTTTTGGCTATGAAAGGATTCAATCAATTACAAATATCTAAAAAATTAAAAGTTACACAGCAGGCTGTATCACAACAGCTCGACTCGGCAGGTTGGTCGGTAATAGCAAAAAATATAGCTTACTTTCAAAACACAATTGAGCAACTTACCCGAAAACAAAATACAAGCTTTTAA
- a CDS encoding NAD(P)/FAD-dependent oxidoreductase produces MKKKILIIGAGFGGLTAAKNLADTEFEITLIDKTNHHLFQPLLYQVATAALSPSDIAVPIRSLLSDNKNIKVILDEVISIDKNNHIVNFKDSQLEFDYLIVAVGARHSYFGKNEWEQLAPGLKTLTDALVIREKIIEALELAEKETNHELMKKYLTFVIVGGGPTGVELAGAIAEIAKETMIKDYKNFRPEDTKVFLIEAMDRILSSFDKKLSEQAKEDLMNMGVEVKLNAKVENISQDGVHTNQEFIPSKTIIWAAGNQASPLLKSLNVETDRAGRVIVKKDCSIPGNPEIFLIGDAAHFEEENGNVLPGVAQVAIQQGKFVAEVIKNQIPPERRPSFRYKDKGTMATIGKAKAVAEIKGLKLSGVIAWLAWSIVHIFFLIGFRNRFRVMIEWIWYYITKRHGTRLIVGK; encoded by the coding sequence ATGAAAAAGAAAATCTTAATTATTGGTGCTGGATTTGGAGGTTTAACTGCTGCAAAAAATTTAGCAGATACAGAATTTGAAATAACTCTGATTGATAAAACAAATCATCATTTGTTTCAGCCTTTGCTTTATCAGGTTGCAACAGCCGCACTTTCGCCGTCTGATATTGCTGTTCCAATCAGATCATTATTAAGTGACAATAAGAATATCAAAGTAATTCTTGATGAAGTAATCTCGATAGATAAAAACAATCATATCGTTAACTTCAAGGATTCTCAATTAGAGTTTGACTATTTGATTGTAGCTGTTGGTGCAAGACATTCTTATTTCGGAAAAAATGAATGGGAACAATTAGCTCCGGGATTGAAGACCTTGACTGATGCATTAGTTATTCGTGAAAAAATTATTGAAGCACTCGAACTTGCAGAGAAAGAAACCAATCATGAGTTGATGAAAAAGTATCTGACATTCGTAATTGTTGGTGGAGGACCAACTGGTGTTGAGCTTGCAGGAGCAATTGCAGAAATAGCAAAAGAAACTATGATTAAAGATTATAAAAATTTCAGACCTGAAGACACAAAAGTTTTTTTAATTGAAGCAATGGATAGAATCTTATCTTCATTCGATAAAAAGTTATCTGAACAGGCAAAGGAAGATTTAATGAATATGGGTGTTGAAGTGAAATTAAATGCCAAAGTAGAAAATATATCTCAAGATGGAGTTCATACTAATCAGGAGTTTATTCCTTCTAAAACAATTATTTGGGCGGCAGGAAACCAAGCATCACCACTATTAAAATCATTAAATGTTGAAACAGATCGCGCTGGTAGAGTAATCGTAAAGAAAGATTGTTCAATTCCCGGTAATCCAGAGATATTTTTAATTGGTGATGCTGCACATTTTGAAGAAGAAAATGGTAATGTATTACCTGGAGTTGCTCAGGTCGCAATTCAACAGGGAAAATTTGTTGCTGAAGTAATTAAGAATCAGATTCCACCTGAAAGAAGACCATCTTTCAGATATAAAGATAAAGGCACAATGGCCACAATAGGAAAGGCAAAAGCCGTTGCTGAAATAAAAGGTTTGAAATTATCCGGAGTAATTGCGTGGTTAGCCTGGTCAATAGTTCACATCTTCTTTTTAATTGGTTTCAGAAATCGTTTTCGTGTAATGATTGAGTGGATTTGGTATTACATAACAAAACGACACGGAACTCGTTTGATTGTTGGTAAATAG
- a CDS encoding PHP domain-containing protein: MIPLNTHSYYSLLTGASSIKDIVNRAKNYNLSALALTDTNGMYGLVEFHKKAKELNIKPILGSLITDIHSKNRYAIFLAKNNHGYKDLCSIITSRKLNEKFDLDSTVKKIWPNLIIISPNIDLLNNINPANTFYCEAILTKKQRTKTKLLIEYSNQTGIGVVPSNPIYFLSKDDFIIHKLLRAIDENTTIENIDEDELVDEEFYFKHPDTISLSIINHAKYLESTEFISNQCNVELEQGKFNFPSFPNAYPDSYTFFHKIVYEGFERKYPKPTQAHKDRLRYEIDVISTLNFIDYFLIVWDIVKEAKRRGMLYIGRGSAANSMVAYCLDLTQIEPLSNNLFFERFLNRARSSPPDVDIDFSWKERDEIIKYVFEKYGYENVAMISTHVTFKARSAFRETAKAFGISESEISNYSRKIPWTNAKNLPNISSLFPESKSLDFSKEPWKTIVNLAARIANYPRHLSIHPGGIVITPTKVTDYCALEYAKNKGLGLIITQPDMYAIEDLGLIKIDLLSQRSLGVLRDSLKAIRRKS; this comes from the coding sequence ATGATTCCCTTAAATACACACTCCTACTATTCACTTCTAACAGGTGCAAGTTCAATTAAAGATATTGTTAATAGAGCTAAGAACTATAATTTAAGTGCATTAGCTCTTACTGATACGAATGGAATGTATGGTCTTGTAGAGTTTCATAAGAAAGCCAAAGAACTAAATATCAAACCAATTCTTGGTTCATTAATAACTGATATTCATTCTAAAAATCGTTATGCAATTTTTTTAGCAAAAAATAACCACGGTTATAAAGATTTATGTTCGATAATAACTTCCCGCAAGTTGAATGAAAAATTTGATTTGGATAGTACTGTAAAAAAGATTTGGCCTAACTTAATAATAATATCTCCTAACATCGACTTATTAAACAATATCAATCCTGCGAATACATTTTATTGTGAGGCAATTCTTACAAAAAAGCAACGAACTAAAACTAAATTACTCATTGAGTATTCAAATCAAACAGGTATTGGTGTTGTACCAAGCAATCCAATTTATTTTCTATCTAAGGATGATTTCATCATTCATAAACTACTCAGAGCAATAGATGAAAATACAACAATTGAAAATATAGATGAGGACGAATTGGTAGATGAAGAATTTTATTTCAAACACCCGGATACAATCTCTCTGAGCATAATTAATCATGCTAAGTATCTCGAATCAACTGAATTTATTTCCAATCAATGTAATGTTGAACTTGAACAAGGAAAATTTAATTTTCCTTCGTTTCCAAATGCATATCCTGATTCTTATACATTTTTTCATAAAATTGTTTATGAGGGTTTTGAAAGAAAGTATCCTAAACCAACACAAGCTCATAAAGACAGATTGCGATATGAGATTGATGTAATTTCTACATTAAATTTCATTGATTACTTTCTGATTGTTTGGGATATAGTTAAGGAAGCTAAACGCAGAGGAATGCTTTATATCGGAAGAGGTTCGGCAGCTAATAGTATGGTGGCTTACTGTCTAGATTTAACTCAGATTGAACCTTTAAGCAATAATTTATTTTTTGAAAGATTCCTTAATCGCGCCAGAAGTAGCCCTCCTGATGTTGATATTGATTTTTCCTGGAAAGAAAGGGATGAAATCATTAAGTATGTGTTCGAAAAATATGGATACGAAAATGTTGCTATGATTTCTACTCATGTTACTTTTAAAGCAAGATCTGCATTTCGGGAAACTGCGAAAGCATTTGGAATTTCTGAAAGTGAAATTTCTAATTATAGCAGAAAAATTCCCTGGACTAATGCAAAGAATCTTCCAAACATTTCATCATTATTTCCCGAATCAAAATCACTTGATTTCAGTAAGGAACCATGGAAGACAATTGTAAATCTTGCTGCAAGAATTGCAAATTATCCAAGACATCTGAGTATTCATCCGGGTGGAATTGTAATCACACCTACGAAAGTTACTGACTATTGTGCTCTTGAATATGCAAAAAATAAAGGTCTTGGGTTAATAATAACTCAGCCGGATATGTATGCAATCGAAGACCTGGGTCTGATTAAAATTGATTTATTGAGCCAAAGATCATTGGGGGTTTTACGCGATTCTTTGAAAGCGATAAGGAGAAAGTCTTAG
- a CDS encoding glutamine--tRNA ligase/YqeY domain fusion protein, producing the protein MNQQQNTSKEKPKNFIYEIIEQDIQTNKWGGRVHTRFPPEPNGYLHIGHAKSICLNYGIARDFNGKFNLRFDDTNPTKEEQEYVDSIIEDVRWLGADFEDRIFYASDYFDQMYEYAVQLIKKGKAYVDDLDPDLMKEYRGTVNEPGKESPFRNRSIEENLELFERMRKGAFKEGEKVLRAKIDMSSPNMLLRDPVMYRILHASHHRTGDKWCIYPTYDWAHGLEDSIEGITHSICTLEFEIHRPLYDWFLEELGIYHPQQIEFARLNLSYTVMSKRKLLELVQSGIVDGWDDPRMPTISGYRRRGYTPEAIWNFAEMIGVAKRDALTDIALLEYSIREDLNKKAQRIMGVLKPLKVVIENYPDDLVEELDAINNPEDHSMGSRKIPFSKEIFIEQTDFMENPPKGFHRLMPAGEVRLRYAYIIKCEKVIKNDKGEVVELRCTYDPDTKSGSGKSEKKIKGTIHWVNVKDAISCEVRLYDRLFTVEDPSADKERDFKEFINPNSLEVIADAKVEPFVKNAKPGDKFQFERIGYFCVDSRYTTKDKLVFNRTVTLKDTWSKNLNKK; encoded by the coding sequence ATGAATCAGCAACAAAATACCAGCAAAGAAAAACCAAAGAATTTTATCTACGAAATTATTGAACAAGACATACAAACGAATAAATGGGGAGGAAGAGTTCATACACGGTTTCCCCCTGAACCAAATGGTTATCTTCATATTGGACATGCCAAATCAATCTGTCTGAACTATGGAATTGCGAGAGACTTCAATGGAAAGTTCAATTTAAGATTTGATGATACTAATCCAACTAAAGAAGAACAGGAGTATGTTGACTCAATCATAGAAGATGTTAGATGGCTCGGTGCAGATTTCGAAGACAGAATTTTTTATGCCTCGGATTATTTTGATCAAATGTATGAATATGCTGTTCAGCTTATTAAAAAAGGAAAAGCTTATGTTGATGACCTCGATCCGGATTTGATGAAAGAGTATCGCGGAACTGTAAATGAACCTGGAAAGGAAAGCCCTTTCAGAAACAGAAGCATAGAAGAAAACCTTGAGCTATTTGAAAGAATGAGAAAAGGAGCATTTAAAGAAGGTGAGAAAGTACTTAGAGCAAAGATTGATATGTCATCTCCAAATATGCTTCTCCGTGATCCTGTTATGTACAGAATATTACACGCATCACATCATCGCACTGGTGATAAATGGTGTATTTATCCTACTTATGATTGGGCTCATGGATTAGAAGATTCAATTGAAGGAATTACTCACTCGATTTGTACACTTGAATTTGAGATTCATCGTCCACTTTATGATTGGTTTTTAGAAGAGCTTGGAATTTATCATCCTCAGCAAATTGAGTTTGCAAGATTAAATTTAAGTTATACTGTAATGAGTAAGAGAAAATTACTCGAATTGGTTCAATCCGGTATTGTTGATGGTTGGGATGATCCGAGAATGCCGACAATTTCTGGCTACAGAAGAAGAGGTTATACTCCGGAAGCAATATGGAATTTTGCTGAAATGATTGGAGTAGCGAAACGAGATGCTCTTACTGATATTGCTTTATTGGAATATTCTATCAGAGAAGATTTAAATAAAAAAGCTCAGCGAATAATGGGAGTTTTAAAACCATTAAAAGTTGTAATTGAAAATTATCCCGATGACCTGGTTGAAGAACTTGATGCAATCAATAATCCCGAAGACCATTCAATGGGAAGTAGAAAAATCCCATTCAGCAAAGAAATTTTTATAGAACAAACTGACTTTATGGAAAATCCTCCAAAAGGTTTTCACAGATTAATGCCGGCTGGGGAGGTTAGATTAAGATATGCGTATATAATTAAATGCGAAAAAGTTATTAAAAATGATAAAGGTGAAGTTGTTGAATTAAGATGTACTTATGATCCGGATACTAAAAGTGGCAGTGGAAAAAGTGAAAAGAAAATCAAAGGCACTATTCATTGGGTCAATGTTAAAGATGCCATAAGCTGCGAAGTAAGATTATACGATAGATTATTCACCGTTGAAGATCCATCAGCTGATAAAGAAAGGGATTTTAAAGAATTTATAAATCCAAATTCATTAGAAGTTATCGCAGATGCGAAGGTTGAACCATTTGTAAAAAATGCCAAACCCGGCGATAAATTTCAATTTGAACGAATAGGTTATTTCTGCGTTGATTCTAGATACACAACCAAAGATAAACTGGTTTTTAACAGAACTGTTACTTTGAAAGATACCTGGTCAAAAAATCTTAATAAAAAATAA
- a CDS encoding response regulator: MQSSKIDFLSKYNEILNLAISSSADFPSNLCEFLTTEFELDAAVLFRLNNSSGFEAIGKSANVKKSIIIGSTHSCPNCQILNGKTLVDSFNQQNDCAIHITDHLINEGCLLLSLGDNTKALLKISKKTSFTKSEIDNIQIIAESFKNLLKLWIQGRGSLSNSLSLILSSISQELRTPTNSIMGFASLLNEENLSPSQSEYVSTLKDNAFELLSIINDLIDISKLESGLVKSTMNSVRLKDFINELLTIFRDKIDSSNIEFITEIDEVIPDTIKVDAQKLRFILLTFLTNSLRLIEKGKITLSVTASSKKKISFRISDTSTGLPSKKVAEFFNPFALTELYNSKIGNITGLSLTLSKKYIEFLGGDVIITSSIGKGITYNFSINAELATTFETSFAAIPKPTDKKNKVLVVEDDYATSKLLSNYLTKWGYEPIIVNSAKQALKLIDQESYLAVLMDIILPDMNGFEFMKMVREHPNSKHTPVIICSVEAEQQKAFMMGAVEYFVKPINYKYLVEVLTSYKLKKDSNILVVDDDIPTLNLIKGAVEQAGFNAIAEHQSSKVANMIDNLDLDLAIIDLDMPVLNGFELIKQIKSKKQFAKLPIIIYTGKDSYQEDLKKIDGLFTELLHKSSTNIENLADTVAAMINRYDEPAAPETIKDKTDTVKILLVEDYKHSQIIVTRLLKKNNFDSIVVVENGLQALEAVKQQKYDLILMDMQMPVMNGFEATQKIRELDDYRDTPIIALTAFAMKGDREKCLEAGATDYIPKPIDSQEFIDKVKYYTEKNVPKT; this comes from the coding sequence ATGCAAAGTTCAAAGATTGATTTCTTAAGTAAGTATAATGAAATATTAAATCTTGCAATAAGTTCTTCGGCAGATTTTCCAAGTAACCTTTGTGAATTTCTTACTACCGAGTTCGAACTTGACGCAGCAGTATTATTTAGATTAAATAATTCATCAGGATTCGAAGCAATTGGAAAATCAGCCAATGTAAAGAAATCAATCATAATTGGTTCAACACATTCCTGTCCGAATTGTCAGATACTAAACGGAAAAACATTAGTTGATTCATTTAATCAACAGAACGATTGTGCAATTCATATTACAGATCATCTTATAAATGAAGGATGTTTACTTCTGAGTCTTGGCGATAATACAAAAGCGCTTCTGAAAATTTCCAAGAAAACTTCATTCACAAAAAGCGAAATTGATAATATTCAGATTATTGCCGAAAGTTTTAAAAATTTGTTGAAGCTATGGATTCAGGGCAGAGGAAGTTTAAGCAATTCATTAAGTTTAATTCTTTCTTCTATTTCTCAGGAATTAAGAACACCAACAAACAGCATAATGGGATTTGCTTCTCTGTTGAATGAAGAGAATCTCTCCCCGTCTCAATCAGAATATGTTTCTACATTGAAAGATAATGCTTTTGAACTGCTCTCAATCATCAACGATTTAATTGATATAAGTAAGCTCGAGAGCGGCTTGGTTAAATCAACGATGAACAGTGTTCGACTAAAAGATTTTATAAATGAATTGTTAACAATATTCAGAGACAAAATTGATAGTTCAAATATTGAATTTATTACAGAGATAGATGAAGTAATTCCGGACACTATTAAAGTTGATGCACAAAAGCTCCGATTTATTCTTCTAACATTTTTAACCAATTCGCTACGACTAATCGAAAAAGGAAAAATTACACTTTCGGTTACTGCATCTTCTAAAAAGAAAATTTCATTCAGAATTTCAGATACAAGTACAGGGTTGCCTTCCAAAAAAGTTGCGGAATTTTTCAACCCGTTTGCTTTAACAGAACTTTATAATTCAAAAATCGGGAATATCACCGGCTTAAGTCTCACTCTAAGCAAAAAGTATATTGAGTTTCTGGGTGGTGATGTTATTATCACCAGTTCAATTGGTAAAGGTATCACTTATAATTTTTCGATAAATGCAGAACTTGCAACGACATTTGAAACCAGCTTTGCCGCAATTCCGAAACCAACAGATAAGAAGAATAAAGTTCTTGTAGTCGAAGATGATTATGCAACTTCAAAATTGTTGAGCAATTATCTTACAAAATGGGGTTATGAACCAATAATAGTAAATTCAGCGAAACAAGCTCTTAAACTGATTGATCAGGAAAGCTACCTTGCAGTGCTAATGGACATAATTCTGCCGGATATGAATGGCTTTGAATTTATGAAAATGGTTAGAGAGCATCCGAATTCAAAACACACACCGGTGATAATTTGTTCTGTAGAAGCTGAGCAACAGAAAGCTTTTATGATGGGTGCAGTTGAATATTTTGTTAAACCTATCAATTATAAATATCTAGTTGAAGTTCTTACTAGTTATAAACTAAAAAAAGATTCCAACATTCTTGTTGTTGATGATGATATTCCTACACTCAATTTGATTAAAGGAGCTGTTGAGCAAGCAGGTTTTAATGCAATAGCTGAACATCAATCAAGTAAAGTTGCTAATATGATTGATAATCTTGATCTTGACCTTGCAATCATTGACCTGGATATGCCTGTACTAAACGGATTTGAACTGATTAAACAGATAAAATCTAAAAAGCAATTCGCAAAGCTTCCGATTATAATTTACACCGGAAAAGATTCTTATCAGGAAGACTTGAAAAAAATTGATGGACTTTTCACCGAACTTCTTCATAAGAGCAGTACTAATATTGAAAATCTTGCAGACACAGTTGCTGCAATGATAAACCGATATGATGAACCTGCAGCACCTGAAACTATTAAAGATAAAACCGATACTGTAAAAATTCTTTTGGTTGAAGATTACAAACACTCACAAATTATTGTTACAAGATTATTAAAGAAAAATAATTTTGATTCAATCGTCGTTGTTGAAAATGGTTTGCAGGCTCTTGAAGCAGTTAAACAACAAAAATATGATTTAATACTTATGGATATGCAAATGCCTGTGATGAACGGATTTGAAGCAACTCAGAAAATAAGAGAACTGGATGACTATCGTGATACTCCAATTATAGCACTTACAGCTTTTGCAATGAAAGGTGATCGTGAAAAATGTCTTGAAGCGGGTGCAACCGATTATATTCCCAAACCAATCGACTCTCAGGAATTTATTGACAAAGTTAAATACTACACAGAAAAGAATGTTCCCAAAACCTGA
- the gltX gene encoding glutamate--tRNA ligase — protein MINSQVRVRFAPSPTGYLHVGGLRTALYNYLFARKNKGKFILRIEDTDRNRYVEGAVENLISALKWAGLEYDEGPDIGGPFGPYMQSQRLDIYQKYAQELISQGKAYYCFCSAERLEALREEQQKQKLPQAKYDKHCLYLSKSEIEANLEKGIPKVIRLNVEPNQKIEFDDIIREHLEFDSNNVDDQVLIKSDGYPTYHLANVVDDHLMQITHVIRGEEWLSSTPKHVLLYDAFGWERPVFAHLPLLLNPDRSKLSKRQGDVAVEDYRDKGYLKEALINFVALLGWNAGDDKEFYYIDELIEKFSLERVNKAGAVFDLQKLNWLNAEHLRKKSDDEILSLLKKELNNSEYKDQPVPDEKLVLIIQAMKERVTFVKEFINNCRYFYEAPREYEQKSIEKNWKEDTPQQLLKLKEEFSNLTNPSKEDFEHALNRVAEELNIGKGKLIHPLRLAVSGQSTGPGMFDLLFILGKDEVIKRIEAAINNIKPIK, from the coding sequence ATGATTAATTCACAGGTTCGTGTTCGTTTTGCACCAAGTCCAACCGGTTATTTGCATGTTGGTGGACTTCGCACTGCATTATATAATTACTTGTTTGCAAGAAAGAATAAAGGAAAATTCATTCTAAGAATCGAAGACACAGACAGAAACCGCTATGTTGAAGGAGCAGTTGAAAATCTTATTTCTGCACTTAAGTGGGCTGGTTTGGAATATGATGAAGGTCCTGATATTGGCGGACCATTCGGGCCATATATGCAATCTCAACGATTGGATATTTATCAAAAGTATGCGCAAGAATTAATTTCTCAAGGTAAAGCTTATTATTGTTTCTGTTCAGCTGAAAGACTTGAAGCATTAAGAGAAGAACAACAGAAGCAAAAACTTCCACAGGCAAAATATGATAAACATTGTCTTTACTTAAGTAAATCTGAGATAGAAGCAAATCTTGAAAAAGGTATTCCAAAAGTTATCAGATTGAATGTTGAACCAAACCAAAAAATAGAATTCGATGATATTATTCGCGAACATCTTGAATTTGATAGCAACAATGTTGATGATCAGGTCTTAATTAAAAGTGATGGTTATCCTACTTATCACCTTGCAAATGTTGTTGATGATCATCTTATGCAGATAACTCATGTTATTCGTGGTGAAGAGTGGTTATCCTCTACTCCAAAGCATGTTTTACTTTATGATGCTTTTGGTTGGGAAAGACCAGTGTTCGCTCATCTTCCATTGCTATTAAATCCTGATAGAAGTAAACTTAGCAAACGCCAGGGTGATGTAGCAGTTGAGGATTATCGCGACAAAGGATACTTGAAAGAAGCATTGATTAATTTTGTTGCACTGCTTGGTTGGAATGCAGGTGACGATAAAGAATTTTATTACATAGATGAGTTAATTGAAAAATTCTCTCTTGAAAGAGTCAATAAAGCTGGTGCAGTTTTCGATTTACAGAAATTAAATTGGTTAAATGCTGAACATCTTCGCAAAAAATCTGATGACGAAATCCTTTCATTACTTAAAAAGGAACTCAATAATTCAGAATATAAAGATCAACCCGTTCCTGATGAAAAATTAGTTCTCATTATCCAAGCAATGAAAGAAAGAGTGACCTTTGTTAAAGAGTTTATCAATAACTGCAGATATTTTTATGAAGCACCAAGGGAATATGAACAAAAATCAATTGAAAAGAATTGGAAAGAAGATACCCCTCAACAACTACTAAAGCTTAAAGAAGAATTTTCAAATTTAACAAATCCATCAAAAGAAGATTTTGAACACGCTTTGAACAGAGTTGCTGAAGAATTAAATATTGGGAAAGGAAAACTTATTCATCCTTTGCGACTTGCAGTTTCAGGACAAAGCACTGGTCCGGGAATGTTTGATTTACTTTTTATTCTTGGTAAAGATGAAGTAATTAAGAGAATTGAGGCAGCGATAAATAATATAAAACCAATCAAATAA